A genome region from Coffea arabica cultivar ET-39 chromosome 7e, Coffea Arabica ET-39 HiFi, whole genome shotgun sequence includes the following:
- the LOC113702467 gene encoding UDP-glycosyltransferase 91A1-like — translation MAEDGKLHIVMFPWLAFGHMIPYLELSKLIAKRGHKVSFLSTPRNIDRLPKPPPNLTRHLKFVKIPLPHIENLPENAEATTDLPYNKVKYLKLACDGLQQPISEFLQQTCPDWVLFDFAPYWIPSVASKLNIRTAFFSIYTAPFLGFCGPVEVMKGNGEDRKTPQDFTVKPKWVSFETNIAFKLFEISRLVDSLIGDEEPISDIFRGGSSIENCDFLAIRSCSEFEPEWLQLMEEIYQKPVIPVGQLPTTGNNDADEGKDEAWRPIKEWLDKQERESVVYVAFGSEAKPSQAELNEISLGLELSGLPFFWVLRTKRGGEDTEVIELPEGFEDRTKDRGVVCASWAPQLKILSHDSVGGFLTHSGWSSVVEAIQFEKALILLTMLADQGINARVLEEKKMGYPIPRDDSDGSFTRDSVAESLRLVMIEDEGKIYRDKSKEMRRLFCDESRQDGYVETLLNFLQSYKSAKEEK, via the coding sequence ATGGCTGAAGACGGCAAATTACACATAGTAATGTTTCCTTGGCTGGCCTTCGGCCACATGATCCCATACTTAGAGCTCTCCAAGCTCATAGCTAAAAGGGGTCACAAGGTTTCCTTCCTTTCCACCCCAAGAAACATCGATCGCCTCCCAAAACCACCTCCAAATCTAACCCGTCATCTGAAATTTGTCAAAATTCCCTTACCCCATATCGAAAATCTCCCTGAAAATGCAGAGGCCACTACTGATCTACCCTACAACAAAGTCAAGTACCTCAAACTAGCCTGTGACGGCCTTCAACAACCCATATCTGAATTTCTTCAACAAACTTGTCCTGATTGGGTCCTCTTCGATTTCGCTCCTTATTGGATACCATCTGTTGCATCTAAGCTGAACATCCGTACAGCTTTTTTCAGTATCTATACTGCGCCATTTTTGGGCTTTTGCGGCCCCGTCGAAGTGATGAAGGGCAATGGAGAAGACAGGAAAACGCCCCAGGATTTCACTGTGAAACCCAAATGGGTTTCTTTTGAGACGAACATTGCTTTTAAGTTGTTTGAGATTTCGCGACTCGTTGACAGTTTGATCGGGGATGAAGAGCCCATCTCCGACATATTCCGGGGCGGATCTTCGATTGAAAACTGCGATTTCTTGGCTATAAGGAGCTGTTCTGAGTTTGAACCCGAATGGTTACAGCTTATGGAGGAGATTTATCAGAAGCCGGTGATTCCGGTCGGTCAACTGCCGACCACCGGCAACAATGATGCAGATGAGGGAAAAGATGAAGCATGGAGACCTATAAAAGAGTGGCTTGACAAACAAGAAAGAGAGTCAGTTGTTTATGTAGCATTCGGGAGCGAGGCGAAACCGAGTCAAGCTGAACTCAATGAAATTTCTCTAGGTTTGGAGCTGTCTGGTTTGCCATTTTTCTGGGTTTTGCGGACGAAACGGGGTGGTGAAGATACTGAGGTGATTGAGCTGCCTGAAGGATTTGAGGACCGGACCAAGGATCGGGGGGTGGTTTGTGCCAGTTGGGCGCCACAGTTGAAGATACTGAGTCACGACTCAGTGGGTGGGTTCTTGACTCACTCGGGTTGGAGTTCGGTTGTGGAGGCTATTCAGTTTGAGAAGGCTCTTATTTTGCTGACAATGTTGGCTGACCAAGGAATAAATGCGAGGGTCTTGGAGGAGAAAAAGATGGGGTATCCGATTCCTAGAGATGACTCGGACGGGTCATTTACGAGGGACTCGGTGGCCGAGTCACTCAGGCTGGTGATGATTGAGGATGAGGGAAAGATATACAGGGACAAAAGTAAGGAGATGAGGAGATTATTTTGTGATGAGAGTCGGCAAGATGGCTACGTTGAGACTTTGTTGAACTTTCTTCAAAGCTACAAAAGTgcaaaagaagagaaataa
- the LOC113701467 gene encoding putative UDP-rhamnose:rhamnosyltransferase 1, with translation MANKSGSLHVVMFPWLAFGHFVPFLELSKFIAQRGHKVSFISTPKNIDRLPRIPPEFASSITFVKIPLPPVDGLPENVEATVDLGGLDVAVLKKAYDGLEPELTRFLEYSAPDWIIYDFAPYWIPHIAAKLNISKSFFCIFCAASMAFCAPSLDAMIAGTGPRTKVEDFTVPPKWIPFESKLAFKLYESRWVVRGQNLDGSGVSDTYRVGSAIKGADVTLIRYCPDFEGQWLKLLEDLLQRHIIPLGLMPPPVEKSIVENNESWIAIKDWLDGQDKGSVVYVALGSEVSLNQLQLSELALGLELSGVPFFWALRNPSGLPEGFEDRVKGRGIVWKNWAPQLNVLSHDSVGGFLTHCGWSSSIEGLMFGHPLIMLPFVADTGLIARMLEEKQVGIEIPRNDVDGSYASHSVANSVRLIMVENEGKIFKDKAKEISAIFGDQDLHDSYLHKCVDYLENKRHESK, from the coding sequence ATGGCAAACAAATCCGGCAGCTTACATGTTGTCATGTTCCCATGGTTAGCCTTCGGCCATTTCGTCCCCTTTCTAGAGCTCTCCAAATTCATAGCTCAGAGGGGTCACAAAGTTAGCTTCATTTCCACCCCTAAAAACATCGATCGCCTCCCTAGAATCCCTCCAGAGTTTGCCTCTTCTATTACCTTTGTCAAAATCCCACTCCCCCCAGTCGATGGGCTTCCCGAAAATGTGGAGGCCACCGTAGACCTCGGCGGTCTTGATGTTGCCGTTCTCAAGAAAGCCTACGACGGACTTGAGCCCGAGTTGACTCGTTTCTTGGAATACTCAGCTCCGGACTGGATTATTTACGACTTTGCCCCATATTGGATACCTCACATCGCAGCTAAGCTCAACATATCTAAATcattcttttgtattttttgcGCTGCCAGTATGGCATTCTGTGCACCCTCTCTTGATGCGATGATCGCGGGAACTGGTCCCAGAACTAAGGTCGAGGATTTTACGGTTCCACCGAAGTGGATCCCATTCGAGAGTAAATTGGCTTTCAAGTTATACGAGAGTAGATGGGTGGTGCGAGGTCAGAACCTAGATGGATCGGGTGTATCGGATACGTATCGGGTCGGATCGGCTATAAAGGGTGCAGATGTTACATTGATAAGATATTGCCCCGATTTTGAAGGCCAGTGGTTGAAGTTGCTTGAAGATTTGCTACAGCGGCATATAATACCGCTGGGATTAATGCCACCCCCGGTGGAAAAAAGCATCGTCGAGAACAATGAGTCCTGGATTGCAATCAAGGATTGGCTTGATGGTCAAGATAAAGGCTCAGTGGTTTATGTGGCACTTGGGAGTGAGGTATCACTCAATCAACTCCAACTCAGTGAGTTGGCTCTTGGGCTGGAGTTATCCGGGGTACCATTTTTCTGGGCTCTAAGGAATCCATCTGGGCTGCCAGAGGGGTTCGAGGATAGAGTCAAGGGAAGGGGTATCGTTTGGAAGAATTGGGCACCTCAGCTTAACGTGCTGAGTCATGACTCAGTGGGTGGATTCCTGACTCACTGCGGGTGGAGTTCGAGTATAGAGGGGCTCATGTTTGGTCATCCGCTCATTATGCTGCCGTTTGTCGCAGATACGGGGTTGATTGCTAGGATGCTGGAGGAAAAACAGGTGGGGATAGAAATACCGAGAAATGATGTAGATGGATCGTACGCGAGCCACTCGGTGGCCAACTCGGTAAGGTTGATTATGGTGGAAAACGAAGGTAAAATCTTCAAGGACAAAGCTAAAGAAATTAGTGCAATATTTGGAGATCAGGATTTGCATGACAGTTACCTACACAAGTGTGTAGATTACTTGGAAAATAAAAGACATGAATCCAAATAA
- the LOC113701559 gene encoding putative UDP-rhamnose:rhamnosyltransferase 1, with translation MAAEPKKLHVVVFPWLAFGHMIPFLELAKSIAQKGHRVTFVSTPRNIDRLPKIPSTLISQLNYLKLPLPQIENLPENAEATTDLPITKVHCLKKAYDGLQIEVAQFLETTLPDWLIYDFASHSLPSMVGKLGISLAFFSSMNAWSATFFGSAKTFHTRTKPEDFLVPPKWVPFPSKVAFRRHELMRMAAGNVENASGVSDWDRVAEALIRCDAILVRSCRELESDWLDLTEKMHEKPVITVGLMPPSARDREDDGDDTWHTISGWLNLHGKESVIYVALGTEVAPSREELTELATGLELSGLPFFWALRKKQGPSEFESLELPDGFEERVKDRGIVWTSWTPQLRVLAHDSVGGFLTHCGWSSVIEGLQNGRPLVMLPFQLDQGLNARALEEKMVGIEVPRDEDDGSLSTDSVAESLRLIMTDQKGQIYRDKAKEMKLIFGDRDLQEKYEDNLIEYLEKIRGLI, from the coding sequence ATGGCTGCTGAACCAAAGAAGCTTCACGTAGTAGTGTTCCCATGGCTGGCCTTTGGTCACATGATTCCATTTCTTGAGCTAGCCAAATCAATTGCTCAAAAGGGGCATAGAGTCACCTTTGTATCCACCCCACGAAACATCGATCGCCTCCCAAAAATCCCATCAACCTTAATCTCCCAACTCAATTACCTTAAACTTCCTCTACCTCAAATTGAAAATCTGCCTGAAAATGCCGAGGCTACGACTGATTTGCCTATAACCAAGGTCCATTGCCTTAAGAAAGCCTATGATGGTCTCCAAATCGAGGTAGCTCAATTTCTTGAGACCACTCTACCTGATTGGTTGATTTACGATTTTGCCTCTCATTCGCTGCCATCGATGGTTGGTAAACTTGGTATTTCACTTGCCTTCTTCTCTTCCATGAATGCATGGTCCGCCACTTTCTTTGGATCAGCAAAAACCTTTCACACTCGAACTAAGCCCGAAGATTTCTTGGTCCCACCCAAGTGGGTCCCATTCCCGTCAAAGGTGGCGTTTCGTCGTCATGAGTTAATGCGGATGGCTGCTGGCAACGTAGAGAACGCCTCCGGCGTCTCGGACTGGGACCGTGTGGCGGAGGCTCTGATCCGTTGCGACGCGATTCTGGTCAGGAGTTGTAGAGAACTGGAAAGTGATTGGCTGGATCTAACGGAAAAGATGCATGAAAAGCCTGTGATAACTGTGGGCTTAATGCCGCCGTCGGCCCGAGATAGAGAAGATGACGGGGATGACACGTGGCATACGATTAGTGGGTGGCTAAACCTGCATGGAAAAGAATCTGTAATCTACGTAGCACTGGGGACCGAGGTGGCGCCGAGTCGAGAAGAGCTAACCGAGTTAGCTACTGGGCTAGAGCTTTCCGGATTGCCCTTCTTCTGGGCTCTGAGGAAAAAGCAGGGTCCAAGTGAGTTTGAATCGCTTGAGTTGCCAGATGGGTTCGAGGAACGAGTTAAAGATAGAGGAATTGTGTGGACGAGTTGGACACCTCAACTCAGGGTCTTAGCCCATGACTCAGTGGGAGGCTTTTTAACTCATTGTGGATGGAGTTCAGTTATAGAGGGACTTCAAAATGGGAGGCCACTAGTGATGCTGCCCTTCCAACTGGACCAAGGGTTGAATGCTAGAGCCTTAGAAGAGAAAATGGTGGGAATTGAAGTACCAAGAGATGAAGATGACGGCTCACTGAGTACAGACTCGGTAGCTGAGTCACTCAGGTTGATAATGACAGATCAAAAGGGGCAGATTTACAGGGACAAGGCTAAggaaatgaaattgattttcGGAGATAGGGACTTGCAAGAAAAATACGAAGACAACCTGATTGAGTATCTCGAAAAGATTAGAGGTCTGATTTAG
- the LOC113701613 gene encoding UDP-glycosyltransferase 91A1-like produces MADERKVHIVMFPWLAFGHIIPYLELSKLIAKKGHKVSFVSTPRNIDRLPKQPPNLAHHLKFVKIPLPLIENLPENAEATIDLPYNKVKYLKLACDALQQPITEFLQRTCPDWILYDFPSYWIPSIASKLNIHTAYFSIFTAAFLGFLGPTEVLKGDEDGRKTAEDFIVKPKWVPFETNVAFKLFEILRIFDSIEGDEENISDIWRVGAAIENCDVLAVRSCSEFEPKWLKVLEEIYQKPVVPVGQLPTTGNNDDGDEEKDEAWRFMKEWLDKQAKGSVVYVAFGSEAKPSQAELNEISLGLELSGLPFFWVLRKKRGGEDTEVILLPEGFENRTKDRGVVCTSWAPQLKILSHESVGGFLTHSGWSSVVEAVQFEKPLILLTFLADQGINARVLEEKKVGYPIPRDDSDGSFTRDSVAESLKLVMFEEGGKIYRDKIKEMKGMFCDEGRQDRYVENLLTFLQSYRSVKDDK; encoded by the coding sequence ATGGCGGACGAAAGAAAGGTGCACATAGTAATGTTTCCATGGCTAGCATTTGGCCATATAATCCCATATTTAGAGCTCTCCAAGCTTATAGCTAAAAAGGGTCACAAAGTTTCCTTTGTTTCCACCCCAAGAAACATCGATCGTCTCCCAAAACAACCTCCAAATCTAGCCCATCatctaaaatttgtcaaaattccCTTACCCCTTATTGAAAATCTCCCTGAAAATGCAGAAGCCACAATTGATCTACCCTACAATAAAGTCAAGTACCTCAAACTAGCCTGTGACGCCCTCCAACAGCCCATAACTGAATTTCTTCAACGAACTTGTCCTGATTGGATTCTCTACGATTTTCCTTCTTATTGGATACCCTCTATTGCATCTAAGCTGAATATCCATACAGCCTATTTCAGTATCTTTACGGCAGCGTTTTTGGGATTCTTGGGGCCGACGGAAGTTTTGAAGGGCGATGAAGATGGCAGAAAAACGGCCGAAGACTTCATTGTCAAACCAAAATGGGTTCCTTTTGAGACGAACGTTGCTTTCAAGTTGTTTGAGATTCTTCGAATATTTGATAGCATAGAAGGCGATGAAGAGAATATTTCTGACATTTGGCGTGTGGGAGCTGCAATTGAAAATTGTGATGTATTGGCTGTAAGAAGTTGTtccgaatttgaaccaaaatggTTAAAAGTTTTGGAGGAAATTTACCAAAAGCCAGTAGTTCCAGTAGGTCAATTGCCCACTACTGGAAATAATGATGATGGAGATGAGGAGAAAGATGAAGCATGGAGGTTTATGAAAGAGTGGCTCGACAAGCAAGCAAAAGGCTCAGTTGTTTATGTAGCTTTCGGGAGCGAGGCGAAACCAAGTCAAGCTGAACTCAATGAGATTTCCCTGGGTTTGGAGTTGTCTGGCTTGccatttttctgggttttaaGGAAGAAACGTGGAGGTGAAGATACTGAAGTGATTTTGCTGCCTGAAGGGTTTGAGAATCGGACTAAGGATCGTGGGGTGGTTTGCACAAGTTGGGCACCTCAGCTGAAGATATTGAGTCACGAGTCGGTGGGCGGGTTCTTGACTCACTCAGGTTGGAGTTCTGTTGTGGAGGCTGTACAGTTTGAGAAGCCTCTTATTTTGCTGACCTTTCTTGCTGATCAAGGGATAAATGCGAGGGTTTTGGAGGAGAAAAAGGTGGGGTATCCCATTCCTAGAGATGACTCGGACGGGTCGTTTACGAGAGACTCGGTGGCCGAGTCACTAAAGTTGGTGATGTTTGAGGAGGGGGGGAAAATTTATAGAGACAAAATTAAGGAAATGAAGGGCATGTTTTGTGATGAGGGTAGACAAGATAGGTATGTGGAGAATTTGTTGACCTTTCTTCAAAGCTATAGAAGTGTAAAAGATGACAAATAA